From a single Apium graveolens cultivar Ventura chromosome 2, ASM990537v1, whole genome shotgun sequence genomic region:
- the LOC141706747 gene encoding uncharacterized protein LOC141706747 isoform X2, whose product MDREDAAALVEATGSRFTDLELIGRGSFGDVYKGFDKELNKEVAIKVIDLEESEDEIEDIQKEIAVLSQCQSPYITEYYGSYLQQTKLWIIMEYMAGGSVADLIQPNYPLDEMSIACILRDLLHAVEYLHNEGKIHRDIKAANILLTENGDVKVADFGVSAQLTRTISRRKTFVGTPFWMAPEVIQNSEGYNEKVLVDTSVWILVHYADIWSLGITAIEMAKGEPPLADLHPMRVLFIIPRENPPQLEEHFSRPIKEFVSLCLKKLPAERPTAKDLLKHRFIRSARKCQRLLERIRERPKFQIKEDGETFRSGTKAIREASGTVKVKRDSKVADTVQASSQEKTLKSAGWDFSIGRSSSTGTVRSVVKPPHARERKVEVSFNQSLSRRTLASGSRRSFSGSTNNIPDVSIQRDSGDKVIDEKQDNYRENEDLAASGTGTVVVRSPRGVKSSSAFSDQSTLSSSTFASVEDASTSGTFVYRGQHDDLDLPRTPKSRLGIQEKTSNASLEDSAINLSEAKAALQGGLKKGNAKEKSVWGKGNRDGIESKKTDQLTNSSDSSRNSRDYADALKAFPRSRQASDDESSSRMSEMLLAAPVAAILLSAPIATLLIPSLKEAVGDDQDGSLVRGVATSFAEMESLKPGSFKVFMSRMFQRLASSEESSLKDLQLLAAHAFTKGKIVSGQTINANAETESRKKQQNKEAKCNSNLSPLAKFLLSRWQGQASRDLNPS is encoded by the exons ATGGATAGGGAGGATGCAGCAGCTCTCGTGGAAGCCACGGGGTCGAGGTTTACGGATTTAGAGCTAATTGGAAGAGGATCGTTCGGGGATGTGTATAAAGG GTTTGATAAGGAGCTTAATAAAGAGGTTGCGATTAAAGTGATTGATCTCGAAGAATC AGAGGATGAAATTGAAGACATCCAAAAG GAAATTGCAGTTTTGTCACAATGTCAGTCTCCTTATATTACAGAGTACTACGGATCTTACTTGCAGCAGACTAAACTATGGATAATAATGGAATACATGGCTGGTGGCTCGGTTGCTGATCTG ATTCAACCAAATTATCCATTAGATGAAATGTCTATAGCGTGCATTTTGCGGGACTTGCTCCATGCCgttgaatatcttcacaatgaaGGAAAAATTCACAGAGATATTAAAG CAGCAAATATTTTATTGACAGAGAATGGTGATGTTAAG GTTGCTGACTTTGGTGTTTCTGCACAATTAACAAGAACAATCTCCAGAAGGAAG ACATTTGTAGGAACACCATTTTGGATGGCTCCAGAAGTTATTCAGAATTCCGAAGGATACAATGAGAAGGTTTTAGTCGATACTTCTGTTTGGATCCTTGTCCATTAT GCAGATATTTGGTCGTTGGGGATCACTGCTATTGAGATGGCGAAAGGGGAGCCTCCGCTTGCTGATCTCCACCCGATGAGAGTCCTATTCATTATACCTCGAGAAAACCCTCCACAG tTGGAAGAACACTTTTCTCGTCCCATAAAGGAATTTGTTTCATTGTGTTTGAAGAAGTTGCCTGCAGAG AGGCCGACTGCAAAAGATCTTTTAAAGCATCGATTTATCAGAAGTGCTAGGAAGTGTCAAAGACTTTTGGAGAGAATCAG AGAGCGACCAAAGTTCCAAATAAAAGAAGATGGAGAAACCTTTAGAAGCGGTACAAAGGCTATAAGGGAAGCTTCTGGCACTGTGAAGGTGAAAAGGGATTCAAAAGTCGCAGATACTGTTCAAGCCAG TAGTCAGGAAAAAACTTTAAAATCTGCGGGTTGGGACTTCAGCATCGGCAGGTCCTCTAGCACTGGAACAGTGCGAAGTGTTGTAAAACCGCCTCATGCTAGAGAAAGGAAAGTAGAGGTTTCATTCAATCAATCCCTATCGAGAAGAACATTAGCAAGTGGCAGTCGCCGGTCTTTTTCCGGAAGTACAAATAATATTCCTGATGTTTCAATTCAAAGAGATTCTGGAGATAAGGTTATTGATGAGAAACAAGACAACTACCGGGAAAAT GAAGATTTGGCTGCAAGCGGGACAGGAACCGTTGTTGTACGTTCTCCCAGAGGGGTCAAGTCATCCTCTGCGTTCAGCGATCAGAGTACCTTG TCTAGCAGTACATTTGCTTCAGTAGAGGATGCTTCCACCAGTGGCACTTTTGTTTATCGTGGACAACATGATGATTTGGATTTACCTCGAACTCCAAAGTCCAGACTTGGTATCCAAGAGAAAACTTCAAATGCATCCCTTGAAGACAGTGCAATAAACCTTTCCGAG GCAAAGGCTGCACTTCAAGGAGGATTGAAGAAAGGAAATGCCAAGGAAAAGTCTGTGTGGGGCAAGGGGAACCGGGATGGGATAGAAAGTAAAAAGACAGATCAATTAACAAATAGCTCTGACTCTTCAAG AAATTCTCGTGATTATGCTGATGCCCTAAAAGCATTTCCGAGATCACGTCAAGCAAGTGACGATGAAAGTAGTTCCAGGATGTCTGAAATGTTATTGGCTGCCCCAGTAGCTGCAATATTATTGTCTGCTCCGATAGCAACACTTCTTATTCCCTCACTAAAAGAG GCTGTTGGCGATGATCAAGACGGGTCTCTTGTCCGTGGAGTGGCAACTTCTTTTGCAGAAATGGAGAGCTTGAAACCTGGATCGTTTAAAGTGTTTATGTCTAGGATGTTTCAGCGGCTAGCAAG TTCAGAGGAATCTTCATTGAAGGATCTTCAGCTTCTGGCTGCCCATGCATTCACGAAGGGAAAAATTGTTTCTGGGCAAACAATTAATGCAAATGCAGAAACTGAAAGCAGAAAAAAGCAGCAGAACAAAGAGGCCAAATGCAATTCCAATTTAAGCCCACTTGCGAAGTTCCTACTATCAAG ATGGCAAGGCCAGGCGTCGCGAGATCTAAATCCAAGTTAA
- the LOC141706747 gene encoding uncharacterized protein LOC141706747 isoform X1 encodes MDREDAAALVEATGSRFTDLELIGRGSFGDVYKGFDKELNKEVAIKVIDLEESEDEIEDIQKEIAVLSQCQSPYITEYYGSYLQQTKLWIIMEYMAGGSVADLIQPNYPLDEMSIACILRDLLHAVEYLHNEGKIHRDIKAANILLTENGDVKVADFGVSAQLTRTISRRKTFVGTPFWMAPEVIQNSEGYNEKVLVDTSVWILVHYADIWSLGITAIEMAKGEPPLADLHPMRVLFIIPRENPPQLEEHFSRPIKEFVSLCLKKLPAERPTAKDLLKHRFIRSARKCQRLLERIRERPKFQIKEDGETFRSGTKAIREASGTVKVKRDSKVADTVQASSQEKTLKSAGWDFSIGRSSSTGTVRSVVKPPHARERKVEVSFNQSLSRRTLASGSRRSFSGSTNNIPDVSIQRDSGDKVIDEKQDNYRENQEDLAASGTGTVVVRSPRGVKSSSAFSDQSTLSSSTFASVEDASTSGTFVYRGQHDDLDLPRTPKSRLGIQEKTSNASLEDSAINLSEAKAALQGGLKKGNAKEKSVWGKGNRDGIESKKTDQLTNSSDSSRNSRDYADALKAFPRSRQASDDESSSRMSEMLLAAPVAAILLSAPIATLLIPSLKEAVGDDQDGSLVRGVATSFAEMESLKPGSFKVFMSRMFQRLASSEESSLKDLQLLAAHAFTKGKIVSGQTINANAETESRKKQQNKEAKCNSNLSPLAKFLLSRWQGQASRDLNPS; translated from the exons ATGGATAGGGAGGATGCAGCAGCTCTCGTGGAAGCCACGGGGTCGAGGTTTACGGATTTAGAGCTAATTGGAAGAGGATCGTTCGGGGATGTGTATAAAGG GTTTGATAAGGAGCTTAATAAAGAGGTTGCGATTAAAGTGATTGATCTCGAAGAATC AGAGGATGAAATTGAAGACATCCAAAAG GAAATTGCAGTTTTGTCACAATGTCAGTCTCCTTATATTACAGAGTACTACGGATCTTACTTGCAGCAGACTAAACTATGGATAATAATGGAATACATGGCTGGTGGCTCGGTTGCTGATCTG ATTCAACCAAATTATCCATTAGATGAAATGTCTATAGCGTGCATTTTGCGGGACTTGCTCCATGCCgttgaatatcttcacaatgaaGGAAAAATTCACAGAGATATTAAAG CAGCAAATATTTTATTGACAGAGAATGGTGATGTTAAG GTTGCTGACTTTGGTGTTTCTGCACAATTAACAAGAACAATCTCCAGAAGGAAG ACATTTGTAGGAACACCATTTTGGATGGCTCCAGAAGTTATTCAGAATTCCGAAGGATACAATGAGAAGGTTTTAGTCGATACTTCTGTTTGGATCCTTGTCCATTAT GCAGATATTTGGTCGTTGGGGATCACTGCTATTGAGATGGCGAAAGGGGAGCCTCCGCTTGCTGATCTCCACCCGATGAGAGTCCTATTCATTATACCTCGAGAAAACCCTCCACAG tTGGAAGAACACTTTTCTCGTCCCATAAAGGAATTTGTTTCATTGTGTTTGAAGAAGTTGCCTGCAGAG AGGCCGACTGCAAAAGATCTTTTAAAGCATCGATTTATCAGAAGTGCTAGGAAGTGTCAAAGACTTTTGGAGAGAATCAG AGAGCGACCAAAGTTCCAAATAAAAGAAGATGGAGAAACCTTTAGAAGCGGTACAAAGGCTATAAGGGAAGCTTCTGGCACTGTGAAGGTGAAAAGGGATTCAAAAGTCGCAGATACTGTTCAAGCCAG TAGTCAGGAAAAAACTTTAAAATCTGCGGGTTGGGACTTCAGCATCGGCAGGTCCTCTAGCACTGGAACAGTGCGAAGTGTTGTAAAACCGCCTCATGCTAGAGAAAGGAAAGTAGAGGTTTCATTCAATCAATCCCTATCGAGAAGAACATTAGCAAGTGGCAGTCGCCGGTCTTTTTCCGGAAGTACAAATAATATTCCTGATGTTTCAATTCAAAGAGATTCTGGAGATAAGGTTATTGATGAGAAACAAGACAACTACCGGGAAAAT CAGGAAGATTTGGCTGCAAGCGGGACAGGAACCGTTGTTGTACGTTCTCCCAGAGGGGTCAAGTCATCCTCTGCGTTCAGCGATCAGAGTACCTTG TCTAGCAGTACATTTGCTTCAGTAGAGGATGCTTCCACCAGTGGCACTTTTGTTTATCGTGGACAACATGATGATTTGGATTTACCTCGAACTCCAAAGTCCAGACTTGGTATCCAAGAGAAAACTTCAAATGCATCCCTTGAAGACAGTGCAATAAACCTTTCCGAG GCAAAGGCTGCACTTCAAGGAGGATTGAAGAAAGGAAATGCCAAGGAAAAGTCTGTGTGGGGCAAGGGGAACCGGGATGGGATAGAAAGTAAAAAGACAGATCAATTAACAAATAGCTCTGACTCTTCAAG AAATTCTCGTGATTATGCTGATGCCCTAAAAGCATTTCCGAGATCACGTCAAGCAAGTGACGATGAAAGTAGTTCCAGGATGTCTGAAATGTTATTGGCTGCCCCAGTAGCTGCAATATTATTGTCTGCTCCGATAGCAACACTTCTTATTCCCTCACTAAAAGAG GCTGTTGGCGATGATCAAGACGGGTCTCTTGTCCGTGGAGTGGCAACTTCTTTTGCAGAAATGGAGAGCTTGAAACCTGGATCGTTTAAAGTGTTTATGTCTAGGATGTTTCAGCGGCTAGCAAG TTCAGAGGAATCTTCATTGAAGGATCTTCAGCTTCTGGCTGCCCATGCATTCACGAAGGGAAAAATTGTTTCTGGGCAAACAATTAATGCAAATGCAGAAACTGAAAGCAGAAAAAAGCAGCAGAACAAAGAGGCCAAATGCAATTCCAATTTAAGCCCACTTGCGAAGTTCCTACTATCAAG ATGGCAAGGCCAGGCGTCGCGAGATCTAAATCCAAGTTAA
- the LOC141706747 gene encoding uncharacterized protein LOC141706747 isoform X8 has protein sequence MEYMAGGSVADLIQPNYPLDEMSIACILRDLLHAVEYLHNEGKIHRDIKAANILLTENGDVKVADFGVSAQLTRTISRRKTFVGTPFWMAPEVIQNSEGYNEKVLVDTSVWILVHYADIWSLGITAIEMAKGEPPLADLHPMRVLFIIPRENPPQLEEHFSRPIKEFVSLCLKKLPAERPTAKDLLKHRFIRSARKCQRLLERIRERPKFQIKEDGETFRSGTKAIREASGTVKVKRDSKVADTVQASSQEKTLKSAGWDFSIGRSSSTGTVRSVVKPPHARERKVEVSFNQSLSRRTLASGSRRSFSGSTNNIPDVSIQRDSGDKVIDEKQDNYRENQEDLAASGTGTVVVRSPRGVKSSSAFSDQSTLSSSTFASVEDASTSGTFVYRGQHDDLDLPRTPKSRLGIQEKTSNASLEDSAINLSEAKAALQGGLKKGNAKEKSVWGKGNRDGIESKKTDQLTNSSDSSRNSRDYADALKAFPRSRQASDDESSSRMSEMLLAAPVAAILLSAPIATLLIPSLKEAVGDDQDGSLVRGVATSFAEMESLKPGSFKVFMSRMFQRLASSEESSLKDLQLLAAHAFTKGKIVSGQTINANAETESRKKQQNKEAKCNSNLSPLAKFLLSRWQGQASRDLNPS, from the exons ATGGAATACATGGCTGGTGGCTCGGTTGCTGATCTG ATTCAACCAAATTATCCATTAGATGAAATGTCTATAGCGTGCATTTTGCGGGACTTGCTCCATGCCgttgaatatcttcacaatgaaGGAAAAATTCACAGAGATATTAAAG CAGCAAATATTTTATTGACAGAGAATGGTGATGTTAAG GTTGCTGACTTTGGTGTTTCTGCACAATTAACAAGAACAATCTCCAGAAGGAAG ACATTTGTAGGAACACCATTTTGGATGGCTCCAGAAGTTATTCAGAATTCCGAAGGATACAATGAGAAGGTTTTAGTCGATACTTCTGTTTGGATCCTTGTCCATTAT GCAGATATTTGGTCGTTGGGGATCACTGCTATTGAGATGGCGAAAGGGGAGCCTCCGCTTGCTGATCTCCACCCGATGAGAGTCCTATTCATTATACCTCGAGAAAACCCTCCACAG tTGGAAGAACACTTTTCTCGTCCCATAAAGGAATTTGTTTCATTGTGTTTGAAGAAGTTGCCTGCAGAG AGGCCGACTGCAAAAGATCTTTTAAAGCATCGATTTATCAGAAGTGCTAGGAAGTGTCAAAGACTTTTGGAGAGAATCAG AGAGCGACCAAAGTTCCAAATAAAAGAAGATGGAGAAACCTTTAGAAGCGGTACAAAGGCTATAAGGGAAGCTTCTGGCACTGTGAAGGTGAAAAGGGATTCAAAAGTCGCAGATACTGTTCAAGCCAG TAGTCAGGAAAAAACTTTAAAATCTGCGGGTTGGGACTTCAGCATCGGCAGGTCCTCTAGCACTGGAACAGTGCGAAGTGTTGTAAAACCGCCTCATGCTAGAGAAAGGAAAGTAGAGGTTTCATTCAATCAATCCCTATCGAGAAGAACATTAGCAAGTGGCAGTCGCCGGTCTTTTTCCGGAAGTACAAATAATATTCCTGATGTTTCAATTCAAAGAGATTCTGGAGATAAGGTTATTGATGAGAAACAAGACAACTACCGGGAAAAT CAGGAAGATTTGGCTGCAAGCGGGACAGGAACCGTTGTTGTACGTTCTCCCAGAGGGGTCAAGTCATCCTCTGCGTTCAGCGATCAGAGTACCTTG TCTAGCAGTACATTTGCTTCAGTAGAGGATGCTTCCACCAGTGGCACTTTTGTTTATCGTGGACAACATGATGATTTGGATTTACCTCGAACTCCAAAGTCCAGACTTGGTATCCAAGAGAAAACTTCAAATGCATCCCTTGAAGACAGTGCAATAAACCTTTCCGAG GCAAAGGCTGCACTTCAAGGAGGATTGAAGAAAGGAAATGCCAAGGAAAAGTCTGTGTGGGGCAAGGGGAACCGGGATGGGATAGAAAGTAAAAAGACAGATCAATTAACAAATAGCTCTGACTCTTCAAG AAATTCTCGTGATTATGCTGATGCCCTAAAAGCATTTCCGAGATCACGTCAAGCAAGTGACGATGAAAGTAGTTCCAGGATGTCTGAAATGTTATTGGCTGCCCCAGTAGCTGCAATATTATTGTCTGCTCCGATAGCAACACTTCTTATTCCCTCACTAAAAGAG GCTGTTGGCGATGATCAAGACGGGTCTCTTGTCCGTGGAGTGGCAACTTCTTTTGCAGAAATGGAGAGCTTGAAACCTGGATCGTTTAAAGTGTTTATGTCTAGGATGTTTCAGCGGCTAGCAAG TTCAGAGGAATCTTCATTGAAGGATCTTCAGCTTCTGGCTGCCCATGCATTCACGAAGGGAAAAATTGTTTCTGGGCAAACAATTAATGCAAATGCAGAAACTGAAAGCAGAAAAAAGCAGCAGAACAAAGAGGCCAAATGCAATTCCAATTTAAGCCCACTTGCGAAGTTCCTACTATCAAG ATGGCAAGGCCAGGCGTCGCGAGATCTAAATCCAAGTTAA